The following proteins come from a genomic window of Coregonus clupeaformis isolate EN_2021a chromosome 2, ASM2061545v1, whole genome shotgun sequence:
- the LOC121532344 gene encoding tetraspanin-7-like: MSPPSRRLQTKPVITCLKTFLISYSLIFWFTGVILLAVGVWGKVSLEAYFQLASEKSTNAPYVLIGTGTIIVIFGLFGCFATCRGSPWMLKLYAMFLVLVFLAEFVAGISGFLFRHEIKAVLGDAYKDAVTNYHFPDPKSSAVDTIQMTLHCCGMESYKDWNTTQYFKDNGIPASCCKENDVCPDEKLKDLDKARDIVYDTGCFSLVTDLMESNLGIIAGISFGIAFFQLIGVFLSCCLSRYITNNQYEMV, from the exons ATGTCTCCCCCATCAAGAAGGCTTCAAACGAAGCCTGTGATTACATGTCTCAAGACCTTTCTTATTTCTTACAGTCTCATATTTTGG TTTACAGGGGTTATCCTTCTGGCTGTTGGAGTATGGGGGAAGGTAAGCCTGGAAGCTTATTTCCAGCTGGCCTCTGAGAAGAGCACAAATGCACCATATGTCCTCATCGGGACTGGCACCATCATCGTCATTTTTGGCCTGTTTGGTTGCTTCGCTACATGCCGCGGTAGCCCATGGATGCTAAAGCTG TATGCCATGTTCTTGGTGCTGGTGTTCTTAGCTGAGTTTGTGGCCGGCATCTCTGGCTTCTTATTCAGACATGAG ATAAAGGCTGTATTAGGTGATGCCTATAAAGACGCTGTGACGAACTACCATTTCCCTGACCCCAAAAGCTCTGCAGTTGACACCATCCAGATGACT TTGCACTGCTGTGGAATGGAAAGTTACAAGGACTGGAACACGACACAGTACTTCAAAGACAATGGTATCCCTGCCAGCTGTTGCAAAGAGAATGATGTCTGCCCTGATGAGAAACTCAAGGACCTTGACAAGGCTCGCGACATAGTGTATGACACG GGCTGCTTCTCACTGGTGACCGATTTGATGGAGTCTAACCTGGGAATCATTGCAGGGATATCTTTTGGAATTGCATTCTTCCAG CTCATTGGGGTATTCTTGTCCTGCTGCTTGTCTCGATACATCACCAACAACCAGTACGAGATGGTCTAG